One Pyrenophora tritici-repentis strain M4 chromosome 5, whole genome shotgun sequence DNA window includes the following coding sequences:
- a CDS encoding CorA, Mg2+ and Co2+ transporter, producing the protein MFNLQRQKVLDESKWKPGEGQLRYIEARTFANTETAADAPPSKTYRDGDLSDLDVDDWLHQRGRFFQPTDSRLGKEEGSIRLLICERVKFQPLHFGLSKASLLAIEDKFGLPIEMLPIFKFNGGGHSYYFCPSARGQNPEKLVITIKVPQMYQVANYGLCLTHSFKTHVTFGFMFGWNMFNDKQWKESMGTMERPSYLEPHGPRVSKLIESAISDWRHPLLLPVILLEDYVYHADMYKGWDLSPRTGKMEKQQGVTVAGRNGNALIPLDFGALSLNMAPEKRLRTITEINTIATDAATLVGNLRWSKRYCQFLRDISKDIQEFTDSTQDSEPKLENTIETLSTLATSILEHTEAIKARLDIQFNVLYNMVAQMDSNVNSTIAATTGLDSVAMKALAFVTTIFLPPTFIATLFSASMFDWQAETKAKSSNPDEETEILSKHFWIYWVVSVPLTVAVLLVWRTWWHREKNRYQNKYPHIKLDSMVQDTGSNFSNGLTKMIWGRREKLEDIEIN; encoded by the exons ATGTTCAATCTGCAACGGCAGAAAGTGCTGGATGAGTCTAAGTGGAAGCCTGGAGAAGGGCAGCTTCGGTATATCGAAGCCCGGACTTTTGCAAATACAG AAACTGCAGCAGATGCACCTCCAAGCAAAACTTATCGGGATGGAGATCTAAGCGACCTGGATGTAGATGATTGGCTACACCAAAGGGGCCGCTTCTTCCAACCCACTGATTCTCGTCTTGGAAAGGAAGAAGGCAGCATAAGACTACTCATTTGTGAGCGAGTTAAGTTTCAACCTCTCCACTTTGGCTTAAGCAAGGCTTCCTTGTTGGCTATCGAAGATAAGTTTGGTCTTCCGATTGAAATGCTTCCAATATTCAAGTTCAATGGAGGTGGCCACTCCTACTACTTTTGTCCTTCGGCTCGTGGTCAAAACCCCGAAAAGCTCG TTATCACAATCAAGGTTCCACAGATGTACCAGGTTGCAAATTACGGCCTCTGCTTGACACACTCTTTCAAAACACACGTCACATTCGGCTTCATGTTCGGCTGGAATATGTTTAATGACAAGCAATGGAAAGAGTCCATGGGTACTATGGAGCGTCCCAGCTATCTAGAACCTCATGGTCCCCGGGTTAGTAAGCTCATCGAATCAGCAATTTCTGATTGGAGACATCCATTGCTGTTACCGGTAATTCTACTTGAAGACTACGTCTACCATGCGGATATGTACAAAGGATGGGATCTTTCTCCTAGAACAGGAAAAATGGAAAAACAACAAGGAGTTACGGTGGCCGGAAGAAACGGCAACGCTTTAATACCATTGGATTTTGGAGCCTTGAGTCTAAACATGGCGCCTGAGAAACGACTCAGGACCATCACTGAGATCAACACTATTGCTACTGATGCGGCCACTTTGGTTGGAAACTTAAGATGGAGTAAAAGATACTGCCAATTCCTGCGAGATATCTCTAAAGATATCCAAGAGTTCACCGATTCGACGCAAGATAGCGAGCCAAAGCTGGAGAACACTATTGAGACCTTGTCCACTCTTGCTACCTCAATTTTAGAACACACGGAGGCGATAAAGGCCAGACTGGATATACAATTCAATGTG CTGTACAATATGGTCGCCCAAATGGACAGCAACGTCAATTCAACAATCGCGGCGACCACAGGGCTTGATAGTGTTGCAATGAAAGCTCTTGCTTTTGTTACCACTATCTTTTTGCCTCCAACCTTCATAGCT ACACTGTTCAGTGCGTCAATGTTCGATTGGCAGGCTGAAACCAAGGCAAAATCATCAAATCCAGATGAAGAAACTGAAATTCTCTCAAAACATTTTTGGATATATTGGGTAGTTAGTGTGCCTCTGACCGTTGCAGTGCTTTTGGTTTGGCGTACATGGTGGCATCGGGAAAAGAATCGTTATCAAAACAAGTACCCTCATATCAAGCTGGATAGCATGGTACAAGATACAGGTTCGAATTTTTCCAATGGATTGACCAAAATGATTTGGGGACGACGAGAAAAACTGGAGGATATCGAAATAAACTAG
- a CDS encoding Protamine-P1 domain containing protein — protein sequence MQVAEDSDVILIKPMYDAAAHALLRKKLGDVDEEDGSIATLAITLDHMPLALVQAAAYIRE from the coding sequence ATGCAGGTTGCAGAGGATAGTGACGTTATACTCATTAAGCCAATGTACGATGCAGCTGCACACGCTCTGCTCCGCAAGAAGCTAGGAGACGTagacgaagaagacggcAGCATCGCTACACTAGCTATAACGCTCGATCACATGCCGCTTGCTCTCGTACAGGCGGCAGCATACATTCGAGAGTGA